The Mesoplasma tabanidae sequence ATTAGTTCCCTTATAAATTAATACGTTTCTTCAATATTCATCAATTTTTGGATTATCTATCGGTCCATTTTTAATAACTCACTTATTAAACTCTTCTGCGCTTATAACTTGAGTTGTCCCTTTAACAGTAACAGCGATAATAATTATTGTAACTATAACGGCTAATAAAATTATTAACCAAAACCATAAAGTTGACTTACTTTTTTTAGTCTTCATTTTGTTCCTCCATCTCAAGATTTTTAATCTATTTTAATAATACCATTATTTGCTTTATTACTCTACTTAATGGTATTTAAGATTTTCTTTGCTTTATTACTGTAAACCACAGCCTTTAACATTCTATTTTTATATCTAATTTTCTTATCAATTAAATATCTATTTGTTTTTTTACCTAATGTATAAGTATCTAATTTGTACTTAGCAAAATCATTACTTATTACATAAGGATAGTTTTCTTTATTACGTTTAATTGCGTTTATTATATCTAATCAATTAATGAACTCTTCTGCCAGGTATAATTCTTGCTGTGAATTTATTAAAAATGTTTTGGGTTGTATCATTTTATTATCAATTAAAAACAAGTTTTCATAATCTTTTATAATAGAATAACTTCCAACATTTATTTCTCAAAAAACTTTTTCTGAAACTTTCATATTTTTTGCTATTTCAAAAATGGTTTTGTTGCTTCTATTTTGAACAATAAAATCTTTTTTTATAACTTCTAGTCATCTATAAATAGTTCTTTGAATAAACTCTAAATCTTGGTCTGTTAAATTCTTATTAATTTTTAATTCATCAGCAGACATATTATTATTAACATATCAGTTAACCTTTAAATTAGTCTTTTCAAGATTCTTGTTTAACAATTCAATTTCTTTTTCAATTTGCGAAAAAGAAATTTCTGAAATTTCAGCTCTTATTTTATTTCTTTCATACTTAATGTCTTGATTAGTTGAATCGATTGCATATTTTACTTTTTCATCTTTCAATGAATTGATAATATCAGACTTCAAAATACTTAGCATTGGTCTAACAATAATTAAATCTTTATATATTGAAGTTTTATTTAAGCCAAAGTATTTGACATAACCTTTTCTTTGTTTTTGTAATAAAAAAGTTTCAATCAGATCATTCTTATTATGCGCAACTAAAACATTTTTAATACTATATTTTTTAGATATTTCAGCAAAAAAATCATATCTTGTTTTTCTAGCTCAACTTTCAAAGTTTTCTTTAAGTTCTGAGTAATTTTGCTCAATAATAAGAGTTTCTAATTTTAAGTGATTTTTTTTACAAAACTCTTCAACAATTTCTTGATCATTTTTTGAGTCTTTTCTAAAATTATAATTAACATGGCATATGACTAATTCTTTAATATTCATTTTAACTAATTCATTTAACATAAACATGCTATCTGGTCCCCCAGAAACAGCAACTAAATATGAAAATTTTGCATTTATTTTAAATTTTTGCATTGTTCTTAGTCCTTAAAATATTTCAATAAGTCATTAGTATAAGATTCGTCTTCTTTATGAGAGATTAAAGGGTTGAGTATTTGCATTCCTTCATTACCTTCCAAAATAGCATCAATTAAAATTGTTTTTGCTTCATCTCTTGATTTTGAATGAACAAATTGCATTCTTTTAGGAGCAAACTTGTATTTATAAAGTAAACTTATAATTTCTCCTGCTCTTTCTGGTCTATGAACCAATGTAAATGAACCTCCATTTTTTAAAATTAATCCAGCATTTTTAATTATTTCTTCAAGTGTTATTAAAGTTTCATGTCTTGCATTAACAACTTCTTCGCTTATTTTCTTAACTTTTGAATCTTCATGTTTTTTGAAAAAGGGTGGATTACAAATAACTGCATCAAATTTATTAGCCATTTCTTTTGAGTAATTTTTAATGTCGTCATTAACTATTTGAATCTGATCCTCTAACATATTTAATTTTATATTTTCAATTGCCAATTCTGCTGCTTTTTGTTGTATTTCAACTCCCACAATTTTTGCATTTGTGTACTTTGAAATTATAAGAGGTATCACTGCATTATTGGTTCCAAAATCAACTATTTTTTTAACACTACTTTTTAAATTAATAAATCTGGCTATAAGAACACTATCTAAAGTGAAATTAAACATCTCTGAATCTTGATAAATTTTTCTATCTTCATATCCTAATAAGTCATTTAAAATTTTCATTAGATTACCTCACTCACATGTATTAAAAAGACATCTATTGCTAAATTAGTTTGAAATGTAAACTTTAAATCATTAATTAATTGAAGCGTTGCTTCAGCAATGTTTAAATATTTTTTTATTATTGTTCTACTATATGCCTCTTCAAGAATTCCAATTAATTCAGATTTATCCATTTTTTTCAATTCAGAGTTAGAAAGTAAAATTGTGTTTTTATCTTTACCCAAGATTTCTTCAATTAAATTTTGACTATTATCATTTCTGTTTTTATTTTCTAAAACTATTAATTTACATCTTGATTTTATTGTTGGTAAAACTTGACTTTTATTTTTTGTTAAAAGAATTGCAATAGTGTTTTCAGGTGGTTCTTCAATAAATTTTAATAACGCGTTACCTGATTCATTTTTTAGATTTTCAGCATTCGCTAAAATGTAGACCTTAAATTTATTAACTTCATTAGTTGTTAAAGAGAACTTATGCATAAGTTCTATAACATCAGACTTATTTATAGCTAAACTACCATCTCCCAGAAAAACAAGATTAGCTAAACTTTTATTTTCAAATCTTTTACAATTAACACATTGATCGTTTTCAATACTTAAATTTTCACAAAATATTATTCTCGCAAATTCATTTGCAAATTCATTTAAATTATCTTGATTATCATTTGAAACTAAAATAGAGCTAAACATTTTTTTAGTTTTTAATTGCTCAATAAATTTTTCTAGTGTTTCTCTTTTTTTCATAACTCTATCTTTTCTAAAATAATTTTTTTAGTGTCTTCAAAAACTTCATCAGGTGTTTTTGAAGCATCAATAACTGTTATTCTTTTAAGCTCCTTTTTCGCTAATTCTTCAAAAGCAGCTTTTACAGATTCTTTAAATTTTCTTCCTTCTTCATCTAATCTATTTTTTTCTTCATGTCTTTCAGAAAGCCTTTTTTCAGCATCTTCAAAACTTAATTCAAAATACAAAGTTAAGTCTGGTAAAAAACCTTCTAGAATTGTTTTTTGTAAATTATTTAAATAATCTATGCCAAGACCTCTAGCTCCACCTTGGTATGCTGTTGTTGAATCCATAAATCTGTCTGATATAACTATATATCCTTTTTGTAAATAAGGTTTGATTACCTTTTCAAGATGTTCTTTTCTAGCAGCAATAAAAAGTAAAGCTTCAGTTCAGGGCTCCATTCCTTGACTATCCTTATTTAATATAAGTTCTCTTAATTTTTCAGAAATTGGTAATCCCCCAGGCTCTCTAGTCATAACAACTTTATAATTTAAATCTTCTAAATGGTTTTTCACTCTTTGTAGTGCAGTTGTTTTTCCGCTTCCATCCATTCCTTCAATTGTTATAAACATATTAGACCTCATATTTCTTTCTATTCTTAAAAGCACTTTCTAAAGTTGTTTCATCCATATAATCAAGGCTTCCACCCATCGGTATACCTTTTGCTATTCTTGTTATATTGATGTTAAGATTTTTAGTTAATTGATATATATAATTAGTTGTTAACTCACCCTCAAAAGTAGCATTCAAGGCTAAAATTAATTCAGTGTTATTTTCAATTCTTGATAATAAGCTTTCAAAATTTATTTCTGTTGGTGTTTTTTTCTTATTCAAATTTATTTCAGATCCTAGCACATGATAAAGACCTTTATACTTATTTATTTTTTCAATGTTGTTAACATCTAGCTGACTTGCAACAACACAAATTACATTTTGATTTCTACTTTCATCACTGCAAATTAAGCACTTATTTTCAATTTCATAATAATTACAAATAGAACAAATTGTTATGTTTTCTTTTATTAAATTAAGTTGTTTAACAAAATTGTCTAAAGCGAATTTATCAATTATTAAATTGTTAACTAATCTCTCACTTGTTTTTTTAGTAAGTCCATCATTTTTATTAATGTTAGCTATAATTTCTTCAAACAATTCTTTGTTCATAATTAATCCTCTATTTCTAATTCATCAATATTAAACAGTCTTGATGCTGCTTCTATTGTTTTATCATCAAAATGACTTAGAACTATTGATTGTTTTTTAGCATCAAAGTATGAGTCATAGTTTATTTGTTGATATGTTGGCAATTGATTATCTTCTTTTAACTTTTTAAAAGAAACTTTTATTTCATTTCAAAGAGCTTCATCAATTGGCAAAAATAATATTTTATTAAATTCCTTTTGTATTTCTTCTCTCAATCCATCATTTTGTAAGGTTACTAATAAATTATTAACATTTTCAAAATCTTCTGATCTTAAAAGTACTTCATTTTGTGATGCAGCAATAACTTTAAAGTTAAAAAAATTAATATACTTTTTCGCTAAAATTGGATTAATTAAATTATCAGATTCATCAATTGCAAAAAAGCTGTTAAATTTATTCTCTATTTCTTCTCTTTTTGTTTTATTTGCACCAACCAATAAATTAATAACTTCAGAAATTTCGACTTTATATGTTTTCTTATGTTCATTATCTACTAAATTTTTATTCAATTGAATTTTTAAATTAGTTAAAGTTTTAATTTCAAAATTATCTTCATTAATTTTTATTTCACCAAAATTAGGTTTGTCCTGCTCGTTATATGTTTTTTCTTGGTCTATGTTATTAACTACCTCAGGAATAACATTTATTTGTTCAACTGTTTGCTCTACAATAAATTCTTCTTTAACTTGAGTTTTAACTGTTTCTTTATACACTTCTTTTTTAGCGGTCTCGGTAATAGATTCAGGAATAACATTTATTTGTTCTTTAATTTCTACTGTTTCAGAGTTTTGATCTTTTAACTCAATTTTATATTCTTTGGGATTTTTTAAAGTCTTTAACAAACTAATCAGCAAATAATTAAAGTTTATGCTTGTTCCTTTAGTTTTGGCATAAGCATCACTCAAATTATCTGCTACTTCAAATAAAGATTTAACTTCTATATGAGAAAAATTAACTAAATCTGCTTCCTCTAAAATATTTAAAACAGTGCTGTCTTTAGTAAACTTAAATTCAATTATTTCTTTAACTATTTCAATTAAACTTAATGTAAACACATCAAAATCCATACCTTGATTATTTGCTTTTTCAAAATAATTTATAATTGTTGCTGGTTCATTATTTAATATGTTATTTAATATTTTAATTTTTTCAGTTTTAGTTGCTACATAAAAGACTGACTTTAAATCTTCAATAGTAATATTTTCTGATGTTACAGTCATTAATTGTTCAATTACATTTGATGCATCTCTCAGTGACC is a genomic window containing:
- the tilS gene encoding tRNA lysidine(34) synthetase TilS, with translation MQKFKINAKFSYLVAVSGGPDSMFMLNELVKMNIKELVICHVNYNFRKDSKNDQEIVEEFCKKNHLKLETLIIEQNYSELKENFESWARKTRYDFFAEISKKYSIKNVLVAHNKNDLIETFLLQKQRKGYVKYFGLNKTSIYKDLIIVRPMLSILKSDIINSLKDEKVKYAIDSTNQDIKYERNKIRAEISEISFSQIEKEIELLNKNLEKTNLKVNWYVNNNMSADELKINKNLTDQDLEFIQRTIYRWLEVIKKDFIVQNRSNKTIFEIAKNMKVSEKVFWEINVGSYSIIKDYENLFLIDNKMIQPKTFLINSQQELYLAEEFINWLDIINAIKRNKENYPYVISNDFAKYKLDTYTLGKKTNRYLIDKKIRYKNRMLKAVVYSNKAKKILNTIK
- a CDS encoding tRNA1(Val) (adenine(37)-N6)-methyltransferase; this encodes MKILNDLLGYEDRKIYQDSEMFNFTLDSVLIARFINLKSSVKKIVDFGTNNAVIPLIISKYTNAKIVGVEIQQKAAELAIENIKLNMLEDQIQIVNDDIKNYSKEMANKFDAVICNPPFFKKHEDSKVKKISEEVVNARHETLITLEEIIKNAGLILKNGGSFTLVHRPERAGEIISLLYKYKFAPKRMQFVHSKSRDEAKTILIDAILEGNEGMQILNPLISHKEDESYTNDLLKYFKD
- a CDS encoding DNA polymerase III subunit — protein: MKKRETLEKFIEQLKTKKMFSSILVSNDNQDNLNEFANEFARIIFCENLSIENDQCVNCKRFENKSLANLVFLGDGSLAINKSDVIELMHKFSLTTNEVNKFKVYILANAENLKNESGNALLKFIEEPPENTIAILLTKNKSQVLPTIKSRCKLIVLENKNRNDNSQNLIEEILGKDKNTILLSNSELKKMDKSELIGILEEAYSRTIIKKYLNIAEATLQLINDLKFTFQTNLAIDVFLIHVSEVI
- the tmk gene encoding dTMP kinase is translated as MFITIEGMDGSGKTTALQRVKNHLEDLNYKVVMTREPGGLPISEKLRELILNKDSQGMEPWTEALLFIAARKEHLEKVIKPYLQKGYIVISDRFMDSTTAYQGGARGLGIDYLNNLQKTILEGFLPDLTLYFELSFEDAEKRLSERHEEKNRLDEEGRKFKESVKAAFEELAKKELKRITVIDASKTPDEVFEDTKKIILEKIELWKKEKH
- the recR gene encoding recombination mediator RecR — protein: MNKELFEEIIANINKNDGLTKKTSERLVNNLIIDKFALDNFVKQLNLIKENITICSICNYYEIENKCLICSDESRNQNVICVVASQLDVNNIEKINKYKGLYHVLGSEINLNKKKTPTEINFESLLSRIENNTELILALNATFEGELTTNYIYQLTKNLNINITRIAKGIPMGGSLDYMDETTLESAFKNRKKYEV
- the dnaX gene encoding DNA polymerase III subunit gamma/tau, with the translated sequence MEQNKAIYRKYRPSNFGDIAGHQNVVEILKNELKNNKISHSFLFAGQRGTGKTSIARIIAKSVNCVNLSEGLACESCESCVASNEQRNPDIIEMDAASNNGVDEIREIKNNINSLPFIGKYKIYIIDEVHMLTKAAFNALLKTLEEPPVHAIFILATTEYAKIPATILSRCQIFNFKKIDRISLMNRLNFICEKEGYKIDKAVLEEIAIISEGSLRDASNVIEQLMTVTSENITIEDLKSVFYVATKTEKIKILNNILNNEPATIINYFEKANNQGMDFDVFTLSLIEIVKEIIEFKFTKDSTVLNILEEADLVNFSHIEVKSLFEVADNLSDAYAKTKGTSINFNYLLISLLKTLKNPKEYKIELKDQNSETVEIKEQINVIPESITETAKKEVYKETVKTQVKEEFIVEQTVEQINVIPEVVNNIDQEKTYNEQDKPNFGEIKINEDNFEIKTLTNLKIQLNKNLVDNEHKKTYKVEISEVINLLVGANKTKREEIENKFNSFFAIDESDNLINPILAKKYINFFNFKVIAASQNEVLLRSEDFENVNNLLVTLQNDGLREEIQKEFNKILFLPIDEALWNEIKVSFKKLKEDNQLPTYQQINYDSYFDAKKQSIVLSHFDDKTIEAASRLFNIDELEIED